Proteins encoded within one genomic window of Pseudorasbora parva isolate DD20220531a chromosome 3, ASM2467924v1, whole genome shotgun sequence:
- the crata gene encoding carnitine O-acetyltransferase isoform X1, with protein sequence MLGVLARTMVKAGMVKPSGLVKPVSVTRIIGRYLAHQEGLPKLPVPPLKQTCDRYLAALDPIVDPEELNHTRQLLEEFQKPGGVGERLQNGLEQRAKKMENWLSDWWLQTAYLDYRMPVVVHSSPGVVLPRMVFSDRQGQMRYAAKLIAGVLDFKSMIDNETLPVEYLGGKPLCMNQYYQVLSSCRIPGIKRDTVVNYALDKRPPTHITVVHNFQFFVLDVYNSDGTPLTVDQIYIQLEKIWNSSLQSNKEPIGILTSNHRNSWGKAYNNLIKDKTNKESVRAIQKSIFTVCLDAPLPSASDDMYRSRAGVQMLHGGGSRWNSGNRWFDKTLQFIIGEDGTCGLIYEHAPAEGPPIVSLIDHVVEYTKKSEMVRTPMVPLRMPQKLRFNITPEIKKDIEEAKQNMNIMVHDLDLKVSVFPHFGKDFPKSQKMSPDAFIQIALQLAYYRIYKRCCSTYESASLRMFRLGRTDTIRSTSIDSARFVKAMDDPAKHNTEKVALLDKAIKAHRAYTDMAIRGQAIDRHLLGLKLQAIEDLAALPEIFMDTSYAVALHYNLSTSQVPAKTNCVMCFGPVVPDGYGVCYNPMDTHINFAVSAFNSCQDTNAARLAQGLEDSLVDIKTLLEQTPKAKL encoded by the exons ATGTTAGGCGTTCTGGCCAGAACGATG GTCAAGGCCGGCATGGTGAAACCCTCCGGCCTGGTAAAACCAGTGTCAGTGACACGGATCATCGGTCGGTACTTGGCTCATCAGGAGGGTCTGCCTAAGCTTCCTGTGCCACCCCTGAAACAAACATGCGATCGCTATCTGGCTGCCCTGGATCCCATCGTGGACCCGGAGGAGCTGAATCACACTCGGCAACTGCTGGAGGAGTTCCAGAAGCCGGGCGGTGTAGGAGAGAGACTTCAGAACGGCCTGGAACAACGAGCAAAGAAGATGGAGAACTGG CTCTCTGACTGGTGGTTACAAACAGCCTACCTAGACTACAGGATGCCTGTTGTTGTCCATTCGAGTCCTGGGGTCGTCCTTCCCCGTATGGTGTTTAGTGATCGTCAAGGCCAAATGAG ATATGCTGCTAAATTGATTGCTGGGGTTTTAGATTTCAAAAGTATGATTGACAA TGAAACATTGCCAGTGGAGTATCTAGGTGGAAAGCCACTCTGTATGAACCAGTACTATCAGGTGCTCTCGTCCTGCCGAATCCCTGGAATAAAGAGAGACACTGTGGTCAACTACGCCTTGGACAAGAGACCCCCCACACATATCACTGTAGTGCACAACTTTCAG ttctTTGTGCTGGATGTATACAACAGTGACGGCACACCACTGACCGTAGACCAGATCTACATTCAGCTGGAGAAGATCTGGAACTCCTCCTTACAATCCAACAAAGAGCCTATCGGCATCCTCACCTCCAACCACCGCAACAGCTGGGGCAAAGCCTACAACAACCTCATTAAGG ATAAAACAAATAAGGAGTCGGTGAGAGCGATTCAGAAGAGTATCTTCACAGTCTGTCTGGATGCTCCCCTGCCGAGCGCATCTGATGACATGTACCGCTCCCGAGCTGGAGTTCAGATGCTGCATGGAGGGGGCAGCAGGTGGAACAGTGGAAATCGCTGGTTCGACAAAACATTGCAG TTTATCATTGGAGAGGATGGGACATGTGGACTGATCTATGAACATGCCCCCGCTGAGGGCCCTCCTATCGTGTCACTGATCGACCATGTGGTTGAATATAC GAAGAAGTCAGAGATGGTCCGTACCCCAATGGTCCCGTTGCGTATGCCTCAGAAGCTTCGTTTCAACATCACACCAGAGATCAAAAAAGACATTGAGGAggccaaacaaaacatgaacat CATGGTTCATGACTTAGACTTGAAAGTCAGTGTGTTCCCCCATTTTGGCAAAGATTTCCCAAAGTCGCAGAAGATGAGCCCTGATGCCTTTATTCAGATAGCTCTCCAGTTGGCGTACTACAG GATTTACAAGCGCTGTTGTTCTACCTACGAGAGCGCTTCTCTCCGCATGTTCAGACTGGGCCGAACCGACACTATACGCTCAACCTCAATTGACTCCGCCAGATTCGTCAAGGCCATGGATGACCCGGCCAAACAT AACACAGAGAAAGTGGCTCTGCTAGACAAAGCTATTAAAGCACACAGAGCTTACACAGACATG GCCATCCGAGGTCAAGCCATCGACAGGCATTTGCTCGGACTGAAATTGCAAGCTATTGAGGACCTGGCCGCCCTGCCAGAGATATTCATGGATACCTCATATGCTGTGGCACTGCACTACAACCTCTCCACCAGCCAG GTGCCAGCTAAAACAAACTGTGTGATGTGCTTTGGTCCGGTGGTACCTGACGGTTATGGCGTGTGCTATAACCCCATGGATACTCACATTAACTTCGCAGTCTCTGCTTTCAACAGCTGCCAGGACACTAACGCAGCCCGTCTAGCCCAAGGTCTGGAGGATTCTCTGGTAGACATTAAGACCCTTCTGGAGCAGACGCCCAAAGCCAAGCTTTAA
- the ptpa gene encoding serine/threonine-protein phosphatase 2A activator isoform X1, which yields MAETEQSSGSSQEDDKPPSPVSFNFIVPKKEISMVPDMGKWKRSQAYADYMGFILTLNEGVKGKKFTCEYLVSETVEKLLAMLGTLDRWIDETPPVDQPSRFGNKAYRSWYAKLEQDAEPLVMSILPSDRHDAAPEIAVYLKESVGNSTRIDYGTGHEAAFAAFLCCLCKVGALRMEDQLAIVFKVFDKYLRVMRKLQKTYRMEPAGSQGVWGLDDFQFLPFIWGSSQLIDHPTLEPRHFLEEKAVNEYHQDYMFLECIKFINEMKTGPFAEHSNQLWNISAVPLWSKVNQGLIRMYKAECLEKFPVIQHFKFGSLLSIQPVKP from the exons ATGGCGGAGACTGAGCAGTCGTCAG GCTCCTCCCAAGAGGATGACAAGCCTCCCAGTCCTGTCAGTTTCAACTTCATAGTGCCAAAGAAGGAGATCAGCATGGTGCCTGATATGGGAAAATGGAAAAGATCACAG GCATACGCGGACTACATGGGATTCATTCTGACCTTGAATGAGGGTGTGAAGGGAAAGAAGTTTACATGTGAATACCTGGTGTCTGAG ACAGTGGAGAAGTTGCTTGCGATGTTGGGAACATTAGATCGTTGGATTGATGAGACGCCACCAGTAGACCAGCCTTCTCGCTTCGGCAATAAAGCTTACCGCTCATGGTATGCCAAACTGGAGCAG GATGCAGAGCCACTGGTCATGTCCATTCTGCCATCAGACCGCCATGATGCTGCTCCAGAGATAGCCGTGTACCTGAAAGAGTCTGTGGGCAACTCCACAAGGATTGACTATGGCACAG GTCACGAGGCTGCATTTGCTGCGTTCCTCTGCTGTTTGTGCAAGGTGGGAGCCCTGCGCATGGAGGACCAGCTGGCCATCGTATTTAAAGTTTTTGACAA GTATCTGCGAGTGATGCGCAAACTGCAGAAGACATATAGGATGGAGCCGGCTGGGAGTCAGGGTGTGTGGGGCCTCGACGACTTTCAGTTTCTTCCCTTCATATGGGGGAGCTCACAGCTTATAG ACCACCCAACCCTGGAGCCCCGACACTTTTTGGAGGAGAAGGCTGTAAACGAGTACCACCAAGACTACATGTTTCTGGAGTGCATTAAATTCATCAATGAG ATGAAAACGGGCCCTTTTGCCGAGCACTCAAATCAGCTTTGGAACATCAGCGCTGTTCCTTTATGGTCCAAAGTCAACCAAGGTCTCATACGAATGTATAAAGCGGAA
- the crata gene encoding carnitine O-acetyltransferase isoform X2, with amino-acid sequence MVKPSGLVKPVSVTRIIGRYLAHQEGLPKLPVPPLKQTCDRYLAALDPIVDPEELNHTRQLLEEFQKPGGVGERLQNGLEQRAKKMENWLSDWWLQTAYLDYRMPVVVHSSPGVVLPRMVFSDRQGQMRYAAKLIAGVLDFKSMIDNETLPVEYLGGKPLCMNQYYQVLSSCRIPGIKRDTVVNYALDKRPPTHITVVHNFQFFVLDVYNSDGTPLTVDQIYIQLEKIWNSSLQSNKEPIGILTSNHRNSWGKAYNNLIKDKTNKESVRAIQKSIFTVCLDAPLPSASDDMYRSRAGVQMLHGGGSRWNSGNRWFDKTLQFIIGEDGTCGLIYEHAPAEGPPIVSLIDHVVEYTKKSEMVRTPMVPLRMPQKLRFNITPEIKKDIEEAKQNMNIMVHDLDLKVSVFPHFGKDFPKSQKMSPDAFIQIALQLAYYRIYKRCCSTYESASLRMFRLGRTDTIRSTSIDSARFVKAMDDPAKHNTEKVALLDKAIKAHRAYTDMAIRGQAIDRHLLGLKLQAIEDLAALPEIFMDTSYAVALHYNLSTSQVPAKTNCVMCFGPVVPDGYGVCYNPMDTHINFAVSAFNSCQDTNAARLAQGLEDSLVDIKTLLEQTPKAKL; translated from the exons ATGGTGAAACCCTCCGGCCTGGTAAAACCAGTGTCAGTGACACGGATCATCGGTCGGTACTTGGCTCATCAGGAGGGTCTGCCTAAGCTTCCTGTGCCACCCCTGAAACAAACATGCGATCGCTATCTGGCTGCCCTGGATCCCATCGTGGACCCGGAGGAGCTGAATCACACTCGGCAACTGCTGGAGGAGTTCCAGAAGCCGGGCGGTGTAGGAGAGAGACTTCAGAACGGCCTGGAACAACGAGCAAAGAAGATGGAGAACTGG CTCTCTGACTGGTGGTTACAAACAGCCTACCTAGACTACAGGATGCCTGTTGTTGTCCATTCGAGTCCTGGGGTCGTCCTTCCCCGTATGGTGTTTAGTGATCGTCAAGGCCAAATGAG ATATGCTGCTAAATTGATTGCTGGGGTTTTAGATTTCAAAAGTATGATTGACAA TGAAACATTGCCAGTGGAGTATCTAGGTGGAAAGCCACTCTGTATGAACCAGTACTATCAGGTGCTCTCGTCCTGCCGAATCCCTGGAATAAAGAGAGACACTGTGGTCAACTACGCCTTGGACAAGAGACCCCCCACACATATCACTGTAGTGCACAACTTTCAG ttctTTGTGCTGGATGTATACAACAGTGACGGCACACCACTGACCGTAGACCAGATCTACATTCAGCTGGAGAAGATCTGGAACTCCTCCTTACAATCCAACAAAGAGCCTATCGGCATCCTCACCTCCAACCACCGCAACAGCTGGGGCAAAGCCTACAACAACCTCATTAAGG ATAAAACAAATAAGGAGTCGGTGAGAGCGATTCAGAAGAGTATCTTCACAGTCTGTCTGGATGCTCCCCTGCCGAGCGCATCTGATGACATGTACCGCTCCCGAGCTGGAGTTCAGATGCTGCATGGAGGGGGCAGCAGGTGGAACAGTGGAAATCGCTGGTTCGACAAAACATTGCAG TTTATCATTGGAGAGGATGGGACATGTGGACTGATCTATGAACATGCCCCCGCTGAGGGCCCTCCTATCGTGTCACTGATCGACCATGTGGTTGAATATAC GAAGAAGTCAGAGATGGTCCGTACCCCAATGGTCCCGTTGCGTATGCCTCAGAAGCTTCGTTTCAACATCACACCAGAGATCAAAAAAGACATTGAGGAggccaaacaaaacatgaacat CATGGTTCATGACTTAGACTTGAAAGTCAGTGTGTTCCCCCATTTTGGCAAAGATTTCCCAAAGTCGCAGAAGATGAGCCCTGATGCCTTTATTCAGATAGCTCTCCAGTTGGCGTACTACAG GATTTACAAGCGCTGTTGTTCTACCTACGAGAGCGCTTCTCTCCGCATGTTCAGACTGGGCCGAACCGACACTATACGCTCAACCTCAATTGACTCCGCCAGATTCGTCAAGGCCATGGATGACCCGGCCAAACAT AACACAGAGAAAGTGGCTCTGCTAGACAAAGCTATTAAAGCACACAGAGCTTACACAGACATG GCCATCCGAGGTCAAGCCATCGACAGGCATTTGCTCGGACTGAAATTGCAAGCTATTGAGGACCTGGCCGCCCTGCCAGAGATATTCATGGATACCTCATATGCTGTGGCACTGCACTACAACCTCTCCACCAGCCAG GTGCCAGCTAAAACAAACTGTGTGATGTGCTTTGGTCCGGTGGTACCTGACGGTTATGGCGTGTGCTATAACCCCATGGATACTCACATTAACTTCGCAGTCTCTGCTTTCAACAGCTGCCAGGACACTAACGCAGCCCGTCTAGCCCAAGGTCTGGAGGATTCTCTGGTAGACATTAAGACCCTTCTGGAGCAGACGCCCAAAGCCAAGCTTTAA
- the ptpa gene encoding serine/threonine-protein phosphatase 2A activator isoform X2: MGFILTLNEGVKGKKFTCEYLVSETVEKLLAMLGTLDRWIDETPPVDQPSRFGNKAYRSWYAKLEQDAEPLVMSILPSDRHDAAPEIAVYLKESVGNSTRIDYGTGHEAAFAAFLCCLCKVGALRMEDQLAIVFKVFDKYLRVMRKLQKTYRMEPAGSQGVWGLDDFQFLPFIWGSSQLIDHPTLEPRHFLEEKAVNEYHQDYMFLECIKFINEMKTGPFAEHSNQLWNISAVPLWSKVNQGLIRMYKAECLEKFPVIQHFKFGSLLSIQPVKP, translated from the exons ATGGGATTCATTCTGACCTTGAATGAGGGTGTGAAGGGAAAGAAGTTTACATGTGAATACCTGGTGTCTGAG ACAGTGGAGAAGTTGCTTGCGATGTTGGGAACATTAGATCGTTGGATTGATGAGACGCCACCAGTAGACCAGCCTTCTCGCTTCGGCAATAAAGCTTACCGCTCATGGTATGCCAAACTGGAGCAG GATGCAGAGCCACTGGTCATGTCCATTCTGCCATCAGACCGCCATGATGCTGCTCCAGAGATAGCCGTGTACCTGAAAGAGTCTGTGGGCAACTCCACAAGGATTGACTATGGCACAG GTCACGAGGCTGCATTTGCTGCGTTCCTCTGCTGTTTGTGCAAGGTGGGAGCCCTGCGCATGGAGGACCAGCTGGCCATCGTATTTAAAGTTTTTGACAA GTATCTGCGAGTGATGCGCAAACTGCAGAAGACATATAGGATGGAGCCGGCTGGGAGTCAGGGTGTGTGGGGCCTCGACGACTTTCAGTTTCTTCCCTTCATATGGGGGAGCTCACAGCTTATAG ACCACCCAACCCTGGAGCCCCGACACTTTTTGGAGGAGAAGGCTGTAAACGAGTACCACCAAGACTACATGTTTCTGGAGTGCATTAAATTCATCAATGAG ATGAAAACGGGCCCTTTTGCCGAGCACTCAAATCAGCTTTGGAACATCAGCGCTGTTCCTTTATGGTCCAAAGTCAACCAAGGTCTCATACGAATGTATAAAGCGGAA